TTTTGGTTTTTTAGGACCTAATGGCGCGGGGAAAACAACGACGATCCGAATGATGGTTGGACTGATGTCCATCAGTAAGGGTGACATTTTGATCTCGGGACACAGTGTGAAGAATGAGTTTGAACAGGCGGTAGCGCAGGTAGGAGCCATTGTGGAAAATCCGGAGATGTACAAGTTTCTGACCGGGTATCAGAATCTCGTACACTTTGCCCGCATGTCACCTGGTGTCACCAAAGAACGAATTGCGGAAACGATTGAGCGTGTTGGGCTTACCGCCCGTATTCACGATAAAGTCAAAACCTACTCACTGGGTATGCGCCAGCGTCTGGGTGTCGCGCAAGCGATATTACATAAACCGAAGCTGCTTGTACTGGATGAGCCAACCAATGGACTGGACCCACAGGGCATACGGGAACTGAGGGACTATTTGCGTGAGCTCACCCAAGAGGAAGGCATTACGGTCTTCGTCTCCAGCCATTTGCTGTCGGAGATGGAACTGATGTGTGATACGGTGGCTATTATCCAGAACGGCAAGTTGATTGATGTAAGAAATCTTCGAGCTGAAACGGGTGCGGACGCATTAATTGAAGTTGCTTTTGAAGTGAATGATGCAGAACGCGCTGCGGACCTGATTCAAGGTGCTACTGTACAGGGCAATGTCCTGGTGGCGCGGGTGTCTCGTGAGCAGATTCCGGATATCAATGCCAAGCTGGTTAGCGAAGGGTTTCAGGTATACGGTATTCGTAACGTGACTCATACCCTTGAAGAACAATTCTTGCAAGTAACTGGGGGTGGAGGCATTGGGTAGTTTTGGTAATCTGATATTGAATGAAAATATGAAAATATTCCGTCGTCCACGTACCTGGATCATGTTATCCATTCTGGTGCTGATCTCGCTGTTAATGCCAGTGTTACTGCGAGAAGGAATGGGGTCCGCTGGTGTTCCATTCTGGGAAGCGGCTGTAACCACTGTGCAAATTGTATTCTTTCTGAATACGATCTTCTGTGTTGTAATTGCAGCGGAAGCGGTAGCTGGAGAATTTACTTGGGGAACAATCAAACTGCTGCTTATTCGTCCATGGTCACGAAGCAAAATTCTGGCTTCCAAATATCTCACCGTGATCATCTTCAGTATATTGAGTACTCTGGTTGTCATTGTAATGGCAACAGGAATGTCCTATTTGCTGTTCTCGCATGATGGTCCTTCGGGAAGTGGGAATGCACTAACGTTATGGGGATATTTGTACGTTGATCTCTTCATTACACTTGCAATTGCCTTTATGGTGTCCTCCGTATTTCGTTCAGGCGCACTTGCGATTGGATTATCCCTGTTCATTATGTTCTCACAAAGTATCTTCTCACTCATATTCAATCCGGTTCGTTATGAATGGGCCAAGTATGTTCTGTTCAACAACATGGATCTTAGCAAATACATGAACACCGGGGCGGATTTTGCGCTAATGGGTGGTCCGAGTGCAGGAATGACACTTGGTTTCTCCATTGCAGTCCTGGCGGTGTATTACGTTATTTTCATGGTGATTTCCTGGGTTGTATTCAGCAAAAGAGATGTGGCAGGCTAACGCCTGCTTCTTTTTTTTGCTCTATTGGTGTTTTGGAAAGAAAAAAGGGTATATTCAGCATCGGCTGTGGCATGACTGTCATTTAAGGGTACTTACTATCATAAGTAAATGACTAGATATACATATGAACGCCGCAGTCACTTTGGCAGAGCAGCGCATGGAGGGATCACGTTTCTTGATAAATAACAAGTTCTACCGCATATGTACAGCAATTATTTTGTTGCTGCTCATTGTGTACCTGGGGGATAAAGTAAACTTTATTTTCAGCCCCCTGACCTCACTGATTCACATCATCATCATTCCGCTGCTGATTGCTGGTTTTTTCTATTATCTGCTGCGACCGCTCGTCGATTATATGGAAAGGCACAAGATTAAGCGTGCATTGTCAGTTCTGATTATTTATGTCGTGACTGCATTGATGATTGCAGGTTTCAGTGTACTGGTATGGCCTTCATTGAGAGAGCAACTGCTGAATTTTGTGGAGAATGCTCCAGCGTTGGTTACTTCGCTCAGCGATCAGTTGAATGCACTTGAAAAGAGCAATTTTGTATCCAGATACCTGCCTGATGATTCCAATCTGTTCTCACGATTATCTGATGTTCTGAGCCAAGGGATCACGCAGGTAACCGATTATGTCTCCGGGTTATTCTCCGTAGTATCGAATCTGGTTATTATTCTGGCGACGTTCCCGATCATGCTGTACTACATGCTCAAAGAAGGCAGCAAGTTTGGAACAAATCTGACCTTATTGTTGCCAAGGCGTTATCGGAAGGATGGGGAAGAAACCGTCCATGAGATCGATGAAGCACTAAGCAGCTATATTGTAGGTCGGGTCATTGTTAATGTTGCTCTGGGAATTCTGATGTACATCGGTTTTCTCATCTTGGGTTTGCCTTATGCCTTGTTGCTAACGGTTGTATCCATAATTCTGAACTTCATCCCTTATGTGGGTGCTTTGCTGGCAGCTATTCCGGTTGTCATTGTCGCGTTTATCGAATCTCCTTCGATGGCGATCTGGTCACTGGTAATCATTGTGATCGCACAGCAAATTCAGGATAACCTGATCTCACCTTACGTTTATGGCAAGCAGCTTGATATTCATCCTCTGACTACCGTTATTCTATTGCTCGTGGGTGCCGATCTGGGTAATATCCTGGGCATGATTATCGTTATTCCGCTGTATATGATTCTGAAAATTATAGTTCGCAAAATCCATTATCGAATTGTCGAAGATAAGAATGAACTATGAATGGAATTAGAAATATCACGCTGTCATATGATACCACTAAAGGTTTTCTCAAATCACATAGATAAGCTCAATAGGATAAGCCATATATCAATGGTGATGGGTCAGGTAAGTTGGCCCTCACGATGGATATACGGCTTTTTTTGTTTTCACACGTATTGCTCACGTTTGTTATATCTGTTATACTTGATATATAACAGATAACAAAAAGAAGGTGAACCCTTGATTATTCAACTGGATATGCAATCTGAACTTCCCATCTATTCGCAACTCGTTTATCAAATTATTGAAGGCATTGCCAGTGGCGAGTTACAGCTAGGTGAGGCGTTACCTTCGGTTCGGAATTTGGCCGCAGATATTGGCGTTAACCTTCATACAGTCAACAAGGCTTATACAATACTCAAGCAAGACGGGTACATTCTGGTTCATAGACAAAAGGGAGTTGTGGTAAACCCTGATGGAATGCCTGATTTAACGGATGATTTTTTGAAAAAGCAGCAAAGAGAATTAAGACCGATTATTGCCGAAGCGATATGTCGTGGAATGACCAAAGAGGAACTGTCTGCGGTATTAGACCAAATGTATGATGATGTAAAGATGGGTCACAACAAAGAATAAAGAATCAAGGGAGTGTGTTATGTATGCAACTATTTAGTATATTGCCTATCATTTTAATCTTTGCTCCATTAGCCTTACTTCTATCCTTTGCACCTTATGTGACAAGGGAAACAATCAGCTTTGGGGTTACGGTAAGTCAATATAATTACTACACACCAGTATTACGTAAGCTTCGGAGAACGTTTGCTACAGTAAGTCTGATCGGAAACGGGTTGATTATTCTTGCCTGTCTGTATGTACTCCGATCTGCCAATGAAGAGTCTACCGCAATGATCACCGGTGTTTGCACAATGATATTCATTGTGTACTGGGCCGCACTACACATCTTATTTCATTTCAAGATGAAAAAGATAAAAGAAACACTTACAACTGTAGAAGCACCTCAAAGGGTTAAAATCGATACCACCTTCCGCCAAAATAAACTCACCTATTCCAACTATTGGTTTCTCGTTCACATGGCTATTATTGTAGCCATTGCGATCATTACAATCTTGAATTATAACGCACTACCTAACGTCATTCCGATGAAATATGATCTTCAGGGTAATGTCACTTCCAGTGTGCCCAAAACCTACTTTTCGGTACTGGCTATTAACCTTGTACAGCTAGGAATCATTGCACTTATGATGCTGGTGAACTGGAGTATTAAAACAAGCAAACAACAGCTTACTCCATCTAATCCTGCCCAATTTGCTGCTGATCATATCCGTTTCCGCCGTAAGTGGTCCCTATTTACGATCATAACAGGCATGCTTCTTACCATCTTATTTGCCTTCATTCAGATAAATATGTTCGTTCCTAATCAGGTCTTGTTAACAGCGATTAGTCTGATCACCTCAGTGGCGATCTTATTAGGCGCTATAATGCTGTCTCTTACAGGCAGACAAGGCGGTGGGAAGATTCGAAATCATCAGGAAGATCGCGAACGTTCCAAGGAGCAGCCTGTGAATGACGATGAGTATTGGAAGCTTGGCTTTATTTACTTCAATCCCAAAGATCCTTCTTTTACCGTAGAGAAACGTTATGGAATAGGTTGGACGATTAACTTCGCTCGTCCACTATCTTGGGTCCTAGTGTTATTCATTATTGCTATTGTTGTTTTAAGCAGAGTTCTGAGCCAATAAAAGCTCATAGACTATGCATATTATAAAAATGACTTGGAGGAGTTATGACGATGAACAATTGGAAAAAGTTATTATGTTCTCTTACTGCCGTATGTCTTATCCTGCCGGTAACATCCATCTTAGCAGCTGCTGAGAAACCTTCTGGTCATGAAAATCTAGTTCCTATTCGTGAGATTGCAGTAAAGAATGGGGCAGAGGTATCTTGGCAACAAAAAACAGGACAAATCACGATACGAAAAAATGAACTTATTATTGTAGTTAAGGTAGGGGAGAAACAGGCGATGGTGAATGGGCAAGTCGTACCCATAAACAATCCTGTTCAGCTAACGAAAGGGGTAACCTTTATGGATGAGGGATTTCTTACGGAGGCATTGAAGGTAGCACCTGAGGATAAATTCATTTCACTTATAAGTGAGGGCAATGGCAAGGAAGCTGCGAAGTATGTTCATACCTCTGTGAGTGGAGTGTTGTCCCCTGCGTTGTTGAGTCAGTTATGGACAGCATTAGAAGGTCAAAATGGTAAAATCACAAATAAAGCCATAGCTAAACACGTAGAAAATAACACTGTGCATCGCAATGTCACCTACACGTTTAAGACAGAGCTTACTCGTATAAATATTACGGTCAGAATGAATGATAACGGACTTGTGGATGACTTGTATATTGCCGCCGCTACGCCAGATGTGTATCAAAAACCAAGCTACGACGACCCATCTGCGTACACAGAACAAGACATAACGGTGGGTCAGGGCGATTTAGCTTTACCAGGAACATTAACATTGCCCAAAGGGGAGGGACCTTTCCCGGTTGTTATTCTGGTACATGGATCCGGGGCTAGCAATCAAGATGCTGCCATTGGCGGTGCAAAGCCATTCCGTGATCTTGCGGTAGGGCTAGCTTCACAAGGCGTTGCTGTATTAAGATATGATAAGGTCACATATGAGCATACCTATAAGGTCGCTTCACAGCCTAAATTCACGTTAAAACAAGAAAGTGTAGATCAGGTAGCAGATGCAGTAGATTTGCTTAAAAAGAATCCAATTATTGATCCTACAGCGATTTTTGTGGCTGGACATAGTCAAGGCGGGTTTGCAGTACCGTTAATCATTGCTGACGATAATCAGCAGGATATTGCAGGAAGTATTCTGCTTGCTGCACCAAGCAGCAGCTTTGTGGATGTGCTTACCGAGCAGCAGGACGAATTGGTAGACCGGATGGATCGGCTAGGTTTAGACACGAAGATTATTAAAGAACAAGCTGC
The window above is part of the Paenibacillus sp. 1781tsa1 genome. Proteins encoded here:
- a CDS encoding ABC transporter permease, which gives rise to MGSFGNLILNENMKIFRRPRTWIMLSILVLISLLMPVLLREGMGSAGVPFWEAAVTTVQIVFFLNTIFCVVIAAEAVAGEFTWGTIKLLLIRPWSRSKILASKYLTVIIFSILSTLVVIVMATGMSYLLFSHDGPSGSGNALTLWGYLYVDLFITLAIAFMVSSVFRSGALAIGLSLFIMFSQSIFSLIFNPVRYEWAKYVLFNNMDLSKYMNTGADFALMGGPSAGMTLGFSIAVLAVYYVIFMVISWVVFSKRDVAG
- a CDS encoding alpha/beta fold hydrolase; the protein is MNNWKKLLCSLTAVCLILPVTSILAAAEKPSGHENLVPIREIAVKNGAEVSWQQKTGQITIRKNELIIVVKVGEKQAMVNGQVVPINNPVQLTKGVTFMDEGFLTEALKVAPEDKFISLISEGNGKEAAKYVHTSVSGVLSPALLSQLWTALEGQNGKITNKAIAKHVENNTVHRNVTYTFKTELTRINITVRMNDNGLVDDLYIAAATPDVYQKPSYDDPSAYTEQDITVGQGDLALPGTLTLPKGEGPFPVVILVHGSGASNQDAAIGGAKPFRDLAVGLASQGVAVLRYDKVTYEHTYKVASQPKFTLKQESVDQVADAVDLLKKNPIIDPTAIFVAGHSQGGFAVPLIIADDNQQDIAGSILLAAPSSSFVDVLTEQQDELVDRMDRLGLDTKIIKEQAAFYKNVAAIVKDPQYSIDHLPEEFPLQPAYWWFEQRDYVPAELAKTQNTPMLVIQGENDVQVSMNQFQTWKSALQGHSNVTYNSYPKVNHLLSSYDGLSIGQEYAEPSNVSKAIIDDIAKWVLK
- a CDS encoding DUF1648 domain-containing protein yields the protein MQLFSILPIILIFAPLALLLSFAPYVTRETISFGVTVSQYNYYTPVLRKLRRTFATVSLIGNGLIILACLYVLRSANEESTAMITGVCTMIFIVYWAALHILFHFKMKKIKETLTTVEAPQRVKIDTTFRQNKLTYSNYWFLVHMAIIVAIAIITILNYNALPNVIPMKYDLQGNVTSSVPKTYFSVLAINLVQLGIIALMMLVNWSIKTSKQQLTPSNPAQFAADHIRFRRKWSLFTIITGMLLTILFAFIQINMFVPNQVLLTAISLITSVAILLGAIMLSLTGRQGGGKIRNHQEDRERSKEQPVNDDEYWKLGFIYFNPKDPSFTVEKRYGIGWTINFARPLSWVLVLFIIAIVVLSRVLSQ
- a CDS encoding ABC transporter ATP-binding protein; protein product: MQQEPVVRIQGVSKIISSRSLVSDLTLDISPGQVFGFLGPNGAGKTTTIRMMVGLMSISKGDILISGHSVKNEFEQAVAQVGAIVENPEMYKFLTGYQNLVHFARMSPGVTKERIAETIERVGLTARIHDKVKTYSLGMRQRLGVAQAILHKPKLLVLDEPTNGLDPQGIRELRDYLRELTQEEGITVFVSSHLLSEMELMCDTVAIIQNGKLIDVRNLRAETGADALIEVAFEVNDAERAADLIQGATVQGNVLVARVSREQIPDINAKLVSEGFQVYGIRNVTHTLEEQFLQVTGGGGIG
- a CDS encoding GntR family transcriptional regulator, with the protein product MIIQLDMQSELPIYSQLVYQIIEGIASGELQLGEALPSVRNLAADIGVNLHTVNKAYTILKQDGYILVHRQKGVVVNPDGMPDLTDDFLKKQQRELRPIIAEAICRGMTKEELSAVLDQMYDDVKMGHNKE
- a CDS encoding AI-2E family transporter, which translates into the protein MINNKFYRICTAIILLLLIVYLGDKVNFIFSPLTSLIHIIIIPLLIAGFFYYLLRPLVDYMERHKIKRALSVLIIYVVTALMIAGFSVLVWPSLREQLLNFVENAPALVTSLSDQLNALEKSNFVSRYLPDDSNLFSRLSDVLSQGITQVTDYVSGLFSVVSNLVIILATFPIMLYYMLKEGSKFGTNLTLLLPRRYRKDGEETVHEIDEALSSYIVGRVIVNVALGILMYIGFLILGLPYALLLTVVSIILNFIPYVGALLAAIPVVIVAFIESPSMAIWSLVIIVIAQQIQDNLISPYVYGKQLDIHPLTTVILLLVGADLGNILGMIIVIPLYMILKIIVRKIHYRIVEDKNEL